AAGTCatacatgcagagacacacacacacacaaacacacacacacacacacacacactattagaCACACACTCGGAGAGATCCCCAAGGACCCACagatcctcacacacacactcacaagcatTCCATAACAGTTTCCTCATAGGAGTGGAAAGAAATCGTACCCTGGTCCTTAACGGAAAACAAATGGAGGTTCTGCCAAACCCCCGGATGAACTGTAGAGGAAAactcccacctccctcctcccagcCGGACCCGCCCCTGGTCAAGCACTATATCAGGAGCCTGCCTGCCTATAACAAACTCCGCAGTCCTGCTACATTCTTCAGCTGTGtaacagtcctctctcctcgtctTCTCTCTTGACCAGCAGACAGTCAGCCATCATGTTCTACAGCCAGAGCAGCGGTCCCCAAACCATCATCAGGCAGAGCCGCAGCTACACATCCAGCTCTGCTCCCCACAAGGCTCACAGCGTGTCAGGATACAGCTTCAGAGGGAACCCGCGCATCGCCTCCACCAGCGTGCGCACCGTCTCCTCCGGGTATGGAGGCGGCATGGGTGGGTTCGACCTGTCCAACGCACTGGACCAGAGCTCCGTGCACATGAACGAGAAGGCCACCATGCAGAACCTGAACGATCGCCTGGCCAGCTATCTGGACAAGGTCCGCTCTCTGGAGACGGCCAACTCCAAGCTGGAGGTGCAGATCAGAGAGTACTACGAGCAGAAGGGGCCGGCAGCCGAGAGGGACTACAGCAAGTACTGGGCCATCATCAATGACCTGAAGGACAAGGTATTAAAATGCGGGCGAGCCAAATGTTTGCTGTGCTGTTAATGATTATTTAACACAGTTGGCTAAAGTCAAATGGGAAGGCAATGTGCTTGACAATGTAACTCAGTGGTGTAGCTGTGAGACTTGATGTAGATGATGTATCTTAGAAGCATGGGGAGTGAATAGTGTGTAGTTCAGCGCAAACCAGTCCCTGCTGTGTGCACCAGCACAATGAACTATTCAGAGGTCCAATTGTCCTTCTTTTCCAAAGATTGCTGCCGCCAACATCGGCAACGCCAGCATCCTGCTCCAGATTGACAACTCTAAACTGGCTGCTGATGACTTTAGAACCAAGTAAGTAGGAATCTTCATACGCCGAGGTCCTATTCTCAGCACGTTGATGTCCAACGAGAGGGCTTCGGGGGCCATAGGGGTCTCATATCTTTTTGCTCCACTCTCAAAAACAAACCAGGTTTGAGCACGAGCTGATGATGCGCCAGTCAGTTGAGGCTGACATCGCAAACCTGCGGCGTCTGCTGGACCAGACCACCCTGACAAAGGCTGACCTGGAGATGCAGATCGAGAGCCTGCAGGATGAGCTGGCCTACCTCAAGAAGAACCACGCTGAGGTGACTTTAGCACATCCTCCAGCTATTATGACCAATAATCACCGTGAGCACAGCGGCACCCGTCACCCAATCCCGCACCAGAGCTGTTTGTGACTCAGCCAGTTAGATGCTCAATGCTGACCTCTTTTCATCTTTCCCCCTGTACAGGAGCTGGCAGCGATGCGCTCTCAGCTCACCGGCACGGTCAACGTGGAGGTGGACGCCGCGCCGCAGGCAGACCTCAACAAAGTCCTGGACGAGATCCGCGCCCAGTACGAGGCCATCACTGACAAACACCGTCGCGACCAGGAGTGCTGGTTTAATGAGAAGGTGAAAAAGACTGTTCCGTAAACACTCACATCCCACACGTTGCAGATGACTGGGTTTACTCCCTCAGCCGTCccatagacatactgactggtGGAAATGAGAAGGGTTATCGCCTCGCCAAgactccttttttcttttttttttctccctgtagTCTACAACGCTGTCCAAGGAGGTGGCCTACAGCACAGAGACAATCCAGACGTCCAAGACAGAGATCGGTGACCTGCGGCGCACACTGCAGGGCCTGGAGATTGAACTGCAGTCTCAGCTCAGCatggtgagaccccccccctcctcctcttccccccatCTGCTCTCATCGCACTGATCTTGCCTTATATGAGCAAAAGTCCCGAGTTGCAGTCGTGTCTGGTATTGTAGAAACAGCCAGTGACAGAGGGTAAAAtagcagagggagggggacagagagaggcttCATTGGAAGAAtgaggggaggcagaggaagataTATGCACAATAGGATCTGtggggaagggagggaagggcTCCATTTGGGAACGGCATAAAAGAGCTTGAAGAAAGCCGAAGGAATGCTGAACTGGATGACCCAAAAGGTCTTGCTGCCGTGGATTATCTGTGCCCAGCTGGAGTAGATCATTTAACTCTCCCTGCGAGCACAGAACGCTGCTCCTGTCGAGGAGCAGCTAAAAGAGCTTAGCACATATGCCTCTGTAATCATTTCCTTATAAAGAAGGGAAAACgctttgcacaaacacacctgaTTTTGTGTCTGTCAGACGCATAATCCAAGGCGTGGCGGGTGGTTACAGACTATAGTTTTAGATCATCACAAAGTATTTAGTACAGTCAAGTAGTTTGCAAGCATGAACATCAAACTGCGTGTTTCAATGTGCGTatcagctgcttttttttttctttgcttctctTAACAGAAAGGGGCTTTAGAAAACTCACTGGGAGAGACGGAGGCTCGTTACAGCTCCATGCTCTCTGCCTTCCAAAGCACAATCAACATGCTTGAACAAGAACTCGGCAACGTGCGCTCAAGCATCGAGCAGCAGGGCCAAGAATACAGGATGCTGCTGGACATCAAGACCAGACTGGAGCAGGAGATCGCAACCTACAGGAGCCTGCTGGAAACCGAGGAGTCCAGGTAGACCCAGTGAAACATGAGAATGGAGTTATGACATCATTTTAAAGTGGATGGAGTCATGGAGAAAATAATGCACCAATTTACTCAATGTTTCCCTCTGCTTTTCTCTTGGCCCTCCCTCACTCTAGACCTAAAGGTAAGTGACGTGTGTTTTAACACGGCATATAAAACAACAGTAGGATCAGTGTGATACAAGCTTGAAGCGCTGCCATCATGAGCCGTTGCCTTCTGTTTCACAGGAGGCTCAAAGACCACAGTCACAACCACCGTGCGGAGTTCCAGCTAGGACGTCCAATTGGCAGGACAAGCTGTGCTCAgacctacaaacacacattcacacacacacacacaaccacacccacacactaaTAAAACTGTACTGAGGAAAACTGAGGTATTTTGGAAGTGAAGCCTGTTTTAAAATCCACAACATTTGCAATTCAGAAGCAATCAA
The sequence above is a segment of the Gasterosteus aculeatus chromosome 9, fGasAcu3.hap1.1, whole genome shotgun sequence genome. Coding sequences within it:
- the LOC120825768 gene encoding keratin, type I cytoskeletal 19, with product MFYSQSSGPQTIIRQSRSYTSSSAPHKAHSVSGYSFRGNPRIASTSVRTVSSGYGGGMGGFDLSNALDQSSVHMNEKATMQNLNDRLASYLDKVRSLETANSKLEVQIREYYEQKGPAAERDYSKYWAIINDLKDKIAAANIGNASILLQIDNSKLAADDFRTKFEHELMMRQSVEADIANLRRLLDQTTLTKADLEMQIESLQDELAYLKKNHAEELAAMRSQLTGTVNVEVDAAPQADLNKVLDEIRAQYEAITDKHRRDQECWFNEKSTTLSKEVAYSTETIQTSKTEIGDLRRTLQGLEIELQSQLSMKGALENSLGETEARYSSMLSAFQSTINMLEQELGNVRSSIEQQGQEYRMLLDIKTRLEQEIATYRSLLETEESRPKGK